The Staphylothermus marinus F1 genome has a segment encoding these proteins:
- a CDS encoding ATP-binding cassette domain-containing protein yields MIKYSINAAGYVENEKILENILGEVSPGETIIMAGPSGSGKTTLLLTLTGVLTNLLNGWVKGKVLIDDLDPLQDSDFTNIPYVLGAVLQDPDKQIAMPTPLDEVSFQLENLGYNEEEAQRLAFLALKKYGLEKKANMHVEYLSGGEKRRLTFASATVHDPKVLFLDEPTASVDPWGIKQIREFIVEAEKRNKTIIIVEHKLKYFMDIVDEIHVLRRGKLERVYRKEEMTNEVLDQLEEMGIDAKSPHILPSRPVKNKIILKTRNLTIGYPNSEVLVKDIDLELHEGEIAVIVGPNGSGKTTLLKTLIGAIPAIDGEIYYSGEKLVYRGNKLFKGLFYVPQQPDYLFIETSLAKEILELAKKTRTDPKIIAEKIPWFNELKNTSPYNLSHGQRRWLSIIIAWVYKSRIILLDEPTTGLDYSLFKELKRLINKLRDMGLSFIISTHDPRVVGELADTVYYMDPISRRLDLRDKEEIVELLERIAGVLF; encoded by the coding sequence ATGATAAAGTACAGTATCAACGCTGCCGGATACGTTGAGAACGAAAAAATACTGGAAAACATCTTAGGAGAGGTAAGCCCTGGAGAAACAATAATAATGGCTGGTCCATCAGGCTCTGGTAAAACAACATTATTGCTTACATTAACAGGTGTATTAACGAATCTCCTAAATGGATGGGTTAAAGGAAAAGTTCTTATAGATGATCTAGATCCGTTACAAGATAGTGATTTCACAAATATACCTTATGTATTAGGAGCTGTTCTACAAGACCCAGATAAACAAATAGCAATGCCTACACCACTAGACGAAGTATCTTTTCAACTCGAAAACCTCGGATATAATGAGGAGGAAGCACAACGTCTGGCATTTTTAGCATTGAAAAAATATGGGCTAGAAAAAAAGGCAAATATGCATGTCGAATACTTATCAGGGGGAGAGAAGAGGAGGCTAACATTTGCATCAGCAACCGTTCATGATCCCAAAGTGTTATTTCTAGATGAGCCTACAGCATCTGTTGATCCATGGGGAATAAAGCAGATAAGAGAATTTATAGTGGAGGCTGAAAAGAGAAACAAGACGATAATAATAGTTGAACATAAACTAAAATATTTCATGGATATAGTTGATGAAATACATGTTCTTAGAAGGGGCAAGCTTGAACGAGTGTATAGGAAAGAAGAGATGACAAACGAAGTTCTAGATCAACTTGAAGAAATGGGTATTGATGCGAAATCTCCACATATTCTGCCTTCTAGGCCCGTTAAGAATAAGATAATACTGAAAACACGCAATCTAACAATCGGTTACCCTAATAGTGAAGTATTGGTAAAAGATATTGATTTAGAGCTTCATGAAGGCGAGATTGCAGTAATTGTTGGACCTAATGGATCAGGTAAGACAACTCTTCTCAAAACATTAATTGGTGCAATTCCTGCGATTGATGGAGAAATATACTATTCAGGAGAGAAACTTGTTTATCGTGGGAATAAATTGTTTAAAGGACTATTTTATGTACCACAACAACCAGACTATTTATTCATAGAAACAAGTCTTGCAAAGGAAATATTAGAACTAGCTAAGAAGACAAGAACCGATCCAAAGATTATTGCTGAAAAAATACCATGGTTTAATGAGTTGAAAAATACGAGCCCATATAATCTAAGCCATGGTCAACGTAGATGGTTGTCAATTATAATTGCTTGGGTGTACAAGTCTAGGATTATATTATTGGATGAACCAACAACGGGTCTGGATTATTCTTTATTTAAGGAGTTAAAGAGGTTGATTAATAAACTTAGGGATATGGGTTTATCATTTATAATATCAACTCATGATCCAAGAGTTGTTGGGGAACTAGCTGATACCGTTTATTATATGGATCCTATTTCTAGAAGACTTGACCTTAGGGATAAGGAGGAAATTGTTGAGCTATTAGAAAGAATTGCGGGTGTGTTATTTTGA
- a CDS encoding energy-coupling factor transporter transmembrane component T: protein MRRPSSSILFIYALFVSLLAYAYRDLYDLLVIGLINLVLGVMYGYRYKLLWLLLILGLWGTFINAYTVSNTGSIVVDWGWITIREGALTATAAIFMRLLSIVGATLFFIGNSTPSELVRSLVSELRIPKGLAFSISYALRLIPLMKKDYEEIRIARLERGYRRIPYLPNDLKSFLLPLLSIAYERAVWAGIAVELKGFRLRKVRYRKIRIRVPEIIVFALLAIQVIVPLMF, encoded by the coding sequence TTGAGGAGGCCTTCTTCATCAATATTATTTATATATGCATTGTTTGTTTCTCTACTAGCATATGCTTATAGAGACCTATATGATCTATTGGTTATTGGTTTGATTAATCTTGTATTAGGGGTAATGTATGGTTATAGATACAAGTTGTTATGGTTATTGTTGATTCTAGGCTTATGGGGAACATTCATAAATGCTTACACAGTTTCGAATACAGGTAGTATAGTGGTTGATTGGGGTTGGATAACTATACGTGAAGGTGCTTTAACAGCTACAGCCGCAATTTTTATGAGGCTACTATCAATAGTTGGTGCTACACTCTTCTTCATAGGTAACTCTACTCCTTCAGAACTAGTGAGATCGCTTGTATCAGAACTAAGAATCCCTAAGGGTTTAGCCTTTTCAATATCGTATGCTTTACGACTAATACCTTTAATGAAGAAAGATTATGAGGAAATAAGAATTGCTAGATTAGAGCGTGGATATAGAAGAATACCGTATTTACCCAATGATTTAAAATCATTTCTATTACCACTACTAAGTATTGCTTATGAGAGAGCGGTTTGGGCAGGAATAGCTGTGGAGCTGAAAGGGTTTAGGCTGAGGAAAGTAAGGTATAGAAAAATACGTATCAGGGTTCCAGAGATTATTGTATTTGCTTTGTTAGCAATACAAGTTATTGTTCCTTTAATGTTTTAG
- a CDS encoding sulfide-dependent adenosine diphosphate thiazole synthase has translation MKFFPEKLYELSEGDLAKTLIDALHKKLSEIVRVDVVIVGAGPSGLTAAWKLGEKGYKVVVLERMLGVGGGMRGGSMLLPIGLLEDGEAAEIAREAGARINKVRDGLFVIDPSELAVKLASNAIENGAIIWPGVVVEDLITRGRGEDLVVRGVLINWTPIFEAGWHVDPFYVEAKAVVDATGHDGSLLRILAKRHPELKINVPGMSSQNVWIGEEEVVEKTGMVVKGLFVTGMSVAELYNTHRMGPIFGGMLVSGRKVADLIDDYLKKLKH, from the coding sequence ATGAAGTTCTTCCCCGAAAAACTATATGAACTGAGCGAAGGAGACCTTGCTAAAACATTGATTGATGCATTGCACAAGAAACTATCAGAAATTGTCCGTGTAGATGTAGTAATTGTTGGTGCAGGCCCCTCAGGATTAACAGCTGCTTGGAAACTAGGCGAGAAAGGCTACAAAGTAGTTGTTCTCGAGAGAATGCTTGGTGTTGGAGGAGGGATGAGAGGGGGATCAATGCTTTTACCAATTGGGTTATTAGAGGATGGTGAGGCAGCAGAGATTGCTAGAGAGGCGGGTGCAAGGATTAATAAGGTTAGAGATGGGCTTTTTGTTATTGATCCGAGTGAGTTAGCTGTTAAATTAGCATCTAATGCTATTGAGAATGGTGCAATAATATGGCCTGGTGTTGTAGTTGAGGATTTAATTACGCGTGGTAGAGGAGAAGATCTAGTTGTTAGAGGAGTGCTTATTAATTGGACACCTATTTTCGAGGCTGGTTGGCATGTTGATCCATTCTATGTGGAGGCTAAAGCTGTTGTTGATGCAACAGGTCATGATGGATCATTATTGAGAATACTTGCTAAAAGACATCCGGAGCTCAAAATAAATGTTCCTGGAATGTCTAGTCAGAATGTTTGGATTGGTGAAGAAGAGGTTGTTGAGAAAACAGGTATGGTTGTTAAAGGATTATTCGTTACCGGTATGAGTGTTGCTGAACTATATAATACTCATAGAATGGGCCCTATCTTTGGAGGAATGCTTGTTTCAGGCAGGAAAGTAGCTGATCTTATAGATGATTATTTGAAAAAACTAAAACATTAA
- a CDS encoding ECF transporter S component, which produces MSAGKLKYTVIDYTILGVVAVVAGLIFYATWFIYYAAEAVGGKILARIVSYGLWFIGAPLAASMIRKPLSAFLGETLGALVETIIPTAGGFTNLIYGIAQGLASEAAYALFMYRRYDPYIGALAGAFAAFPCVALDAVLFGEIASPEVMTLWLIAAIVSGAIYGFVGSVVGFTVTKRKM; this is translated from the coding sequence ATGAGCGCTGGGAAGCTAAAATATACTGTGATCGACTACACTATTCTAGGAGTAGTAGCTGTAGTAGCGGGCTTAATATTCTATGCTACATGGTTCATATACTATGCAGCAGAAGCTGTTGGCGGAAAGATACTTGCTAGAATAGTATCTTATGGATTATGGTTTATCGGCGCACCACTAGCAGCATCAATGATAAGGAAGCCATTATCAGCTTTTCTAGGCGAAACACTTGGAGCACTAGTAGAAACAATAATCCCCACAGCCGGTGGATTCACAAACCTAATATATGGTATTGCTCAAGGCTTAGCGTCTGAGGCAGCGTATGCGTTATTCATGTATAGAAGATACGATCCATATATAGGAGCGTTGGCAGGTGCCTTTGCAGCATTTCCATGTGTAGCATTAGATGCAGTGTTATTCGGTGAAATAGCATCTCCAGAAGTAATGACCCTATGGCTAATAGCGGCAATTGTGAGTGGAGCAATATATGGATTCGTAGGATCAGTTGTAGGATTTACGGTAACCAAGAGAAAAATGTAA
- the tenA gene encoding thiaminase II translates to MRPLQITQRLREEASSIWNKIFKHPFVVELFKGSLPIEKFRYYVIQDYNFLIGMTKAFSLLASKAYDYELLREALSLAYSDATIEMDNYLKLLDKLDLTIEDVLNTEPAPTNTAYVNHILSTCSLGTSIECLVSTLPCFWTYMEIPRVNNDLIMENKNPIYIEWINTYRSKEYIELTTKLINLVDKYAEHIDYNKLKRIFILSSRYEYMFWDMAYNMEKWPV, encoded by the coding sequence GTGAGGCCATTGCAGATTACACAGAGGCTAAGAGAAGAGGCAAGTAGTATATGGAATAAGATATTCAAACACCCCTTCGTAGTCGAGCTCTTCAAGGGTTCTCTGCCAATAGAAAAGTTTAGGTACTATGTTATTCAAGACTATAATTTCCTTATCGGCATGACTAAGGCGTTTTCATTATTGGCATCTAAAGCTTATGATTATGAATTGTTAAGAGAAGCATTATCGCTAGCATATAGTGATGCAACGATCGAAATGGATAATTACCTAAAACTACTAGATAAACTAGACTTAACCATAGAAGATGTCTTAAACACTGAGCCAGCACCTACAAATACAGCATATGTTAACCATATATTATCAACTTGTAGTCTAGGAACATCCATAGAATGCCTAGTCTCAACCCTACCATGCTTCTGGACCTATATGGAAATACCTAGAGTAAACAATGATTTAATCATGGAAAATAAGAACCCAATATATATAGAATGGATAAACACCTATAGATCAAAAGAATATATTGAATTAACAACTAAACTAATAAATTTAGTAGACAAGTATGCAGAACACATAGATTACAATAAGCTGAAAAGAATATTCATATTGAGTAGCCGATACGAATACATGTTCTGGGACATGGCCTACAATATGGAGAAATGGCCAGTATAA
- a CDS encoding VIT1/CCC1 transporter family protein — MNVSSDFIVKVKKAYRDELESAAIYSLIASKLKDKPISKKLLEIARMEAEHAGFWARILRKYGVDPAKIKPSKTKVFIYELLFPVIGFGLTLKLLESGESEAIKMYADLLESSELSDEEKEWLKKIVADELMHEESFIEEESKIKEFLDHVRDAVLGMNDGLVEILSVSAGLAGAYGNPLNVALGGLIVGIAGSLSMGIGAYISVKAQREVRMSVLYRVISAVKSIPDKLVETLSKIISSRGYSRDTVDKILSDASRNKELLRKLVVEEKYGIKEVMIENPAKSGLITGLFYIVGAIIPLIPYFLGLPIIISLPLSLLFAGLMLSMVGFIIALSAGLNIKKKIIELLIGGLGAAGLTYLIGLLASILLGINVG, encoded by the coding sequence TTGAATGTTAGCAGTGACTTTATTGTTAAGGTTAAAAAAGCATATAGGGACGAACTAGAATCCGCAGCAATATACTCATTAATAGCCAGTAAATTAAAAGATAAACCAATATCTAAGAAATTACTAGAAATAGCACGTATGGAAGCGGAACACGCTGGTTTCTGGGCACGAATCCTGAGAAAATACGGTGTGGATCCAGCGAAGATTAAGCCTAGTAAAACCAAGGTTTTCATATATGAGCTATTATTTCCAGTAATAGGTTTTGGATTAACACTAAAACTACTAGAATCTGGTGAATCTGAAGCGATTAAAATGTATGCTGATCTCCTCGAGTCTTCCGAGTTAAGTGATGAAGAAAAAGAATGGCTGAAAAAGATCGTTGCCGATGAATTAATGCATGAAGAAAGCTTCATAGAGGAGGAATCAAAGATCAAGGAGTTCCTAGACCATGTGAGGGATGCTGTTTTAGGAATGAATGATGGATTAGTAGAAATATTATCTGTTTCAGCAGGTTTAGCTGGAGCATACGGTAACCCGTTAAATGTTGCGCTTGGCGGGCTCATAGTTGGAATAGCAGGTTCTCTATCTATGGGTATAGGAGCATATATTAGTGTGAAGGCTCAGAGAGAAGTTAGAATGAGCGTTCTTTATAGAGTAATTAGTGCCGTTAAGAGTATACCGGATAAACTAGTTGAAACTCTATCTAAGATTATATCCTCAAGAGGGTACTCTAGGGATACTGTTGATAAAATATTGAGCGATGCATCTAGAAACAAGGAATTGCTTAGAAAACTAGTTGTCGAGGAAAAATATGGTATAAAAGAGGTAATGATAGAAAATCCTGCAAAATCAGGATTAATAACAGGTTTATTCTACATAGTTGGAGCAATAATACCTTTAATACCCTACTTCCTAGGATTACCAATAATAATATCTCTGCCCCTATCACTATTATTCGCAGGATTAATGCTCAGCATGGTAGGGTTCATAATAGCATTATCAGCTGGTTTAAACATAAAGAAGAAAATAATAGAACTACTAATTGGAGGATTAGGAGCAGCTGGGTTAACGTACCTAATAGGCTTACTAGCATCAATACTGCTAGGCATAAACGTTGGCTGA
- a CDS encoding FprA family A-type flavoprotein translates to MPKTYTVEIKPGFYLLRIDDDQIKYFEGLWYIPEGITYNAYLLKTKDGYVLFDAWKHIYGKEFINELKKIVDPKEIKYLIIHHMEPDHSGSIKDLLEINSEILVLGHPLTKGMIESFYNVKPKFKPVKDNEVLEIGEYKLQFIYTPWLHWPETIMTYIEDLHVLLTCDAFGSYNILDKIYDTELSPEEHKEYMFYTRKYIATVIGHYASWIEKALNKLESLGFNIEMIAPAHGIIWKNPDIIMKYYHSWSRGTSVSGKKKIVVVYSSMYGFVDKAVKEAVKVLDEKKAFYKVYRFLDYYRDKYSDLLADLLNSSAIILGTATYEASIFPLMRYILDLIIEKIPKNKKVLVITNYGWGGVAGKKIRELLTNNGFEVVDVVEFRAGQIDKFRDKIVEATNKLLEILGE, encoded by the coding sequence ATGCCTAAAACCTACACTGTAGAGATCAAACCTGGATTCTACCTGTTAAGAATAGATGATGATCAAATCAAATACTTTGAAGGATTATGGTATATACCCGAAGGAATAACATATAATGCGTACCTTTTAAAGACAAAGGATGGATACGTATTGTTTGATGCATGGAAACACATTTATGGTAAAGAATTTATTAATGAGTTGAAGAAAATAGTTGATCCAAAAGAGATCAAATACCTTATAATTCACCATATGGAGCCCGATCACAGCGGCTCTATAAAGGACTTATTAGAAATAAACTCTGAAATACTAGTTCTTGGTCACCCGCTTACTAAGGGAATGATCGAATCATTCTATAATGTTAAGCCAAAATTCAAGCCTGTTAAAGACAATGAGGTATTAGAGATTGGAGAATACAAGTTACAATTCATATATACTCCTTGGTTGCATTGGCCTGAAACAATAATGACCTATATTGAGGATCTCCATGTACTATTAACATGTGATGCTTTCGGATCATATAATATTCTCGATAAAATATATGATACAGAACTAAGCCCCGAAGAACACAAAGAATATATGTTCTATACTCGGAAATATATTGCAACAGTTATAGGTCACTATGCTTCTTGGATTGAGAAAGCATTAAACAAGTTAGAATCACTAGGATTTAACATAGAAATGATTGCTCCAGCACATGGTATCATATGGAAAAACCCAGATATAATCATGAAATATTATCACTCATGGAGTAGGGGAACAAGTGTTAGTGGGAAGAAAAAGATAGTTGTAGTTTATTCATCAATGTATGGATTCGTTGATAAAGCTGTTAAAGAAGCTGTTAAAGTGCTTGATGAGAAAAAAGCATTCTACAAAGTATATCGTTTCCTAGACTATTATAGGGATAAATATAGTGATCTATTAGCTGACTTATTGAATTCCTCAGCTATAATACTTGGAACAGCAACATATGAAGCTTCAATATTTCCATTAATGAGATACATATTAGACTTGATAATAGAGAAAATACCCAAGAATAAGAAAGTCCTCGTTATAACTAATTATGGATGGGGAGGGGTCGCTGGAAAGAAAATAAGAGAACTACTAACAAATAATGGGTTCGAAGTAGTTGATGTAGTAGAATTTAGAGCTGGACAAATAGATAAGTTCAGAGATAAAATAGTCGAAGCAACAAATAAGCTTCTCGAAATACTTGGTGAATAA
- a CDS encoding M42 family metallopeptidase — MNKNEIYETLEKLTNIVSPSGHEDEIRNTIIELLKPYADEIWVDSLGNVIAVKKGSGEGRLMIAAHMDEIGLMINHITKTGFLKFTPIGGWNPVILPGQRVLIKTKRREYVRGVIGMKPPHIMKPEEAKQAPQIEDLFIDIGASSREEAEKLGITVGSVAVIERNIAKLSENVVTGRAFDDKIGVAVMIEAFKNLEKPKVDVYAVATVMEEVGLKGARVAAYSITPHVGLALDVTIAADIPGVDESKQITKLGKGPAIKVMDGRSGSGLIAHPAIKDTLIQLAEKHNIPYQLEVLTGGTTDATIIQLTKEGVPTGALSVPTRYIHSPVEVLNLEDALNTAKLTKLFAEYIDMEWINKYLKRKIK; from the coding sequence ATGAATAAAAATGAAATATATGAAACACTTGAAAAGCTCACCAATATAGTTTCTCCCTCTGGTCATGAAGATGAAATTAGAAATACTATAATAGAATTGCTTAAACCATACGCTGATGAGATATGGGTTGATTCACTAGGAAACGTGATCGCTGTTAAAAAGGGGAGTGGTGAAGGCAGGTTAATGATTGCTGCTCACATGGACGAGATCGGTTTAATGATAAATCACATAACAAAGACTGGATTCCTCAAATTTACACCAATAGGTGGGTGGAACCCAGTTATATTGCCGGGACAAAGAGTTCTTATAAAAACTAAAAGAAGAGAATATGTTCGCGGAGTAATAGGTATGAAGCCTCCCCATATTATGAAGCCGGAGGAGGCTAAACAAGCTCCACAAATAGAGGACTTATTCATAGATATAGGTGCTTCTAGTAGGGAGGAAGCAGAGAAACTAGGTATAACTGTTGGATCAGTAGCTGTTATTGAGAGAAATATCGCGAAGCTTTCAGAAAATGTTGTAACTGGTAGAGCATTTGATGACAAAATCGGTGTAGCGGTTATGATTGAAGCATTCAAGAACCTTGAAAAACCCAAAGTAGACGTATACGCTGTAGCAACTGTTATGGAGGAAGTTGGATTAAAAGGAGCTAGAGTAGCAGCATATTCTATAACACCACACGTTGGATTAGCACTAGATGTAACCATAGCAGCAGATATACCTGGAGTTGATGAATCAAAACAAATAACCAAGCTAGGAAAAGGCCCTGCTATCAAAGTTATGGATGGAAGATCTGGTTCGGGATTAATAGCTCACCCAGCAATCAAAGATACCCTTATACAATTAGCTGAAAAACACAATATTCCGTATCAATTGGAAGTATTAACTGGTGGAACAACTGATGCAACAATAATACAGTTAACAAAGGAGGGGGTCCCAACAGGCGCATTATCTGTTCCGACAAGATATATTCATTCACCAGTAGAAGTATTGAATCTAGAAGATGCATTAAATACTGCGAAGCTAACAAAACTATTCGCTGAATACATAGACATGGAATGGATCAATAAATATTTGAAGAGAAAAATAAAGTAA
- a CDS encoding peroxiredoxin → MPGTIPLIGEKFPEMEVVTQHGKIKLPDYFKGKYWVLFSHPADFTPVCTTEFVAFAKRYEDFKKLNTELIGLSVDSNFSHIKWIEWIKEKLGVEIPFPIMADPRGTVASKLGMLHAASSTHTVRAVFVIDPNGIIRAIIYYPLDNGRNIDEILRLVKAIQITDKYGRATPANWPNNELIGDSVIVPPAGTVKEAEERLKKYKCFDWWFCYEEGVVPKEEVEEVRKWLERAAKLQK, encoded by the coding sequence ATGCCTGGAACAATTCCTCTTATAGGAGAAAAATTCCCTGAAATGGAAGTAGTTACACAACATGGAAAAATAAAGCTACCAGATTACTTTAAAGGTAAGTACTGGGTCTTATTCAGCCACCCAGCAGACTTCACACCAGTATGTACCACCGAGTTCGTAGCATTCGCTAAGAGATATGAAGACTTCAAGAAGCTTAACACTGAATTAATAGGTCTTAGTGTTGACAGCAACTTCAGCCATATTAAATGGATTGAATGGATAAAGGAGAAGTTAGGTGTAGAAATACCGTTCCCAATAATGGCTGATCCCAGAGGAACAGTTGCTAGCAAACTAGGAATGCTCCACGCTGCGAGCTCAACACATACTGTTAGAGCCGTATTTGTCATTGACCCTAATGGAATTATTAGAGCAATTATCTACTATCCACTAGACAATGGTAGAAATATTGATGAGATCCTTAGATTAGTCAAGGCAATTCAAATAACAGATAAGTATGGTAGAGCGACACCAGCCAACTGGCCGAACAACGAGTTAATAGGTGACTCAGTAATTGTACCACCTGCAGGAACAGTTAAGGAGGCAGAAGAGAGATTGAAGAAATACAAGTGCTTCGACTGGTGGTTCTGCTACGAAGAAGGGGTAGTGCCGAAAGAAGAAGTTGAAGAAGTCCGTAAATGGCTTGAGAGAGCCGCTAAACTACAGAAATAA
- a CDS encoding mechanosensitive ion channel family protein codes for MSVGDIFTTPLPFLGFSLYQLVVFIVALVIGIIIVRIVANILKKTMDKLKTPPLVSGLVVSIIKVIGYILVILSVLPILGIDTSAAGLGLSAVIGLILGFGLQDTWANMAAGVWLAVIRPFDKGDYVQVAGYSGIIHGIGVMSTTLKTFDNVVITIPNKNIWGAPIVNYTREDTRRVDLDVGVAYGTDLDKAINVALETVKKHPKVLEEPAPQVVVTQLADSSVNLQIRAWTKTSDYGAVKADLTKMIYEEFSKAGIEIPFPQLDVHIRDMPK; via the coding sequence ATGAGTGTGGGAGACATTTTCACGACACCACTACCATTCCTTGGTTTTAGCCTTTATCAGTTAGTAGTATTCATAGTAGCGTTGGTAATAGGTATAATTATTGTAAGAATTGTTGCTAATATATTGAAGAAGACAATGGATAAACTAAAAACCCCACCACTAGTTTCCGGATTAGTTGTCAGCATTATAAAAGTAATTGGCTATATATTAGTTATTCTATCAGTACTGCCAATTCTTGGAATAGATACTAGCGCAGCAGGTTTAGGTTTATCCGCAGTTATTGGCTTAATACTAGGCTTCGGATTACAGGATACATGGGCTAATATGGCTGCTGGAGTATGGTTAGCTGTGATAAGACCGTTTGATAAAGGGGACTATGTTCAAGTAGCTGGTTATTCGGGCATAATTCATGGTATTGGAGTAATGTCTACTACCCTGAAAACATTTGACAATGTTGTCATAACTATTCCAAACAAGAATATATGGGGTGCACCTATAGTAAATTATACTAGGGAAGATACTAGAAGAGTAGATCTTGATGTTGGAGTAGCTTATGGAACAGATCTAGATAAAGCTATAAATGTAGCGCTTGAAACAGTTAAAAAGCATCCGAAAGTATTAGAGGAACCAGCTCCCCAAGTAGTTGTGACACAACTAGCTGATTCATCAGTAAATCTACAAATAAGGGCTTGGACAAAAACTTCTGACTATGGAGCAGTAAAAGCTGATCTCACTAAGATGATCTATGAAGAATTCAGCAAAGCTGGCATAGAGATACCGTTCCCACAGCTAGATGTACATATACGTGATATGCCTAAGTAA